One region of Qipengyuania gaetbuli genomic DNA includes:
- the dnaQ gene encoding DNA polymerase III subunit epsilon: MREIVFDTETTGLDPRTGDRMVEIGCIELLNLVPTGATYHTYYNPERDMPAGAEAVHGLSASFLSDKPLFRDIAHELLDFIGDAPLVAHNAGFDFAFLNAELALCEREAVCTSRMVDTVAIAKKRHPGAKLSLDALCTRYGIDRSHRVKHGALLDAELLAQVYVELKGGRQIGLELAAERVIQVEREVIAVRQAPDRPRREPRPHAPSEEELARHRKFMSGIENPLWG, from the coding sequence ATGCGCGAGATCGTCTTCGACACCGAAACCACCGGGCTGGATCCAAGGACCGGCGACCGGATGGTCGAAATAGGCTGTATCGAACTGCTCAATCTCGTGCCCACCGGCGCGACCTATCACACCTATTACAATCCGGAACGCGACATGCCCGCCGGCGCGGAAGCCGTGCACGGGCTGTCGGCCTCGTTCCTGTCGGACAAGCCGCTGTTCCGCGACATTGCGCACGAATTGCTCGACTTCATCGGCGATGCCCCGCTGGTGGCGCATAATGCCGGGTTCGACTTCGCCTTTCTCAATGCCGAACTGGCGCTGTGCGAACGCGAGGCGGTGTGCACCAGCCGCATGGTCGACACCGTGGCCATCGCCAAGAAGCGCCATCCCGGAGCCAAGCTTTCGCTCGACGCGCTGTGCACGCGATACGGCATCGATCGCAGCCACCGCGTGAAGCATGGCGCACTGCTCGACGCGGAACTGCTGGCGCAGGTCTATGTCGAGCTGAAGGGCGGCAGGCAGATCGGCCTCGAACTGGCCGCCGAGCGGGTGATTCAGGTAGAGCGCGAAGTCATTGCGGTACGCCAGGCGCCCGACCGCCCCCGGCGCGAGCCGCGGCCCCACGCGCCGAGCGAGGAAGAACTCGCGCGGCACAGGAAATTCATGTCCGGGATCGAAAACCCGCTCTGGGGATAG
- the coaE gene encoding dephospho-CoA kinase (Dephospho-CoA kinase (CoaE) performs the final step in coenzyme A biosynthesis.), whose product MTRPLIVGLTGSIGMGKSTVAAMFERAGVPVFDADREVRAMQGPGGELVDAIEREFPGSTDAEGVLRDRLGQQVFADPQALARLEGIVHPAVAEKRGAFLIEHAGQDMVVFDIPLLFEKGGSEAVDAVVVVSAPAEVQRQRVLARPGMTPEKFAHILSIQVPDIEKRERADHVIDTGTSIAETERAVRALIEKLRQEKRG is encoded by the coding sequence ATGACCCGCCCCCTCATCGTCGGGCTGACCGGCTCCATCGGCATGGGCAAATCCACCGTTGCCGCCATGTTCGAGCGCGCCGGTGTGCCGGTCTTCGATGCCGACAGGGAGGTGCGCGCCATGCAGGGCCCGGGCGGCGAACTGGTCGATGCGATCGAGCGAGAATTTCCCGGCAGCACCGATGCCGAGGGCGTGCTGCGTGACCGGTTGGGCCAGCAGGTTTTTGCCGACCCGCAAGCGCTCGCCCGGCTCGAGGGAATCGTGCATCCTGCCGTCGCCGAAAAACGCGGGGCTTTCCTGATCGAGCACGCCGGGCAGGACATGGTCGTTTTCGACATCCCGCTCCTGTTCGAAAAGGGCGGATCGGAGGCTGTGGACGCGGTCGTCGTCGTCTCGGCTCCGGCCGAAGTGCAACGCCAGCGCGTGCTTGCGCGACCCGGCATGACGCCCGAAAAATTCGCCCATATCCTCTCGATCCAGGTGCCCGATATCGAGAAGCGCGAGCGTGCCGACCACGTTATCGACACCGGTACGAGCATTGCCGAAACCGAGAGGGCGGTACGCGCCCTCATCGAAAAACTGCGCCAAGAAAAGCGCGGCTAA
- a CDS encoding shikimate dehydrogenase family protein, translated as MTIYAEVIGDPIAQSKSPAIHGFWIAKLGLDADYRAHHVTADDLAAYLEERRGDPDWRGCNVTMPHKQAVIPMLDRLEPLARRVGAVNTIVRAPDGALVGRNTDVAGFLEPLRERLKATHYFRMARILGTGGAARAIVAGLADEGFTLVLVGRDTGKAEALLGELDPGGEHHVAPLDHFAKATDFAFDDREGCCDLVINASPLGMRCQPPLEFDWSHAPPGSVAYDIVTDPVETEFLRQARSAGFETIDGLAMLIGQAAAAFTHFFGVEPPREHDAELRERLMA; from the coding sequence GTGACGATTTATGCGGAAGTCATCGGCGATCCCATCGCGCAGTCTAAGTCGCCCGCGATCCACGGGTTCTGGATCGCCAAGCTCGGCCTCGATGCGGATTATCGTGCGCACCACGTGACCGCCGACGATCTCGCCGCCTATCTGGAAGAACGGCGGGGCGATCCCGACTGGCGCGGCTGCAATGTCACCATGCCGCACAAGCAGGCGGTCATTCCGATGCTCGACCGGCTCGAACCGCTCGCCCGCCGTGTCGGTGCGGTGAATACCATCGTCCGGGCACCGGACGGCGCACTGGTGGGACGCAACACCGATGTGGCCGGCTTTCTCGAGCCGCTGCGCGAACGCCTCAAGGCCACGCATTATTTCCGGATGGCCCGGATCCTCGGCACGGGCGGCGCGGCGCGGGCAATCGTTGCGGGACTGGCAGACGAAGGTTTCACCCTCGTTCTTGTCGGGCGCGATACGGGCAAAGCGGAGGCTCTGCTTGGCGAACTCGATCCGGGAGGCGAACACCATGTCGCCCCGCTCGACCATTTCGCCAAAGCCACCGACTTTGCCTTCGACGATCGGGAAGGCTGCTGCGACCTGGTCATCAACGCCTCCCCGCTCGGCATGCGCTGCCAGCCGCCGCTCGAATTCGACTGGAGCCATGCGCCCCCCGGTTCCGTTGCCTACGATATCGTGACCGATCCGGTCGAAACGGAATTCCTCCGGCAGGCGCGGTCGGCAGGTTTCGAAACCATCGACGGTCTCGCCATGTTGATCGGGCAAGCCGCGGCTGCCTTCACCCATTTCTTCGGCGTCGAACCCCCGCGCGAACACGATGCCGAACTGCGCGAAAGGCTGATGGCATGA
- a CDS encoding Maf family protein: MSAIAGEGMILASNSASRKAMLEAAGVAFEARAGDVDERALEAEMEGAEPAEIAQALAAAKATAVQASGLVLGSDSLVEVEGRRFDKPATREQAAEHLRFFSGKVMTLHSAAALARDGRIVWMGSDFARLKVRQLSEEFIEAYLDAEWPKVSYCVGVFRIEGPGVQLFESIMGDQFTVLGMPLLQVLGALREEGALPS; the protein is encoded by the coding sequence ATGAGTGCGATTGCAGGCGAAGGCATGATCCTCGCCTCGAACTCCGCCTCGCGCAAGGCGATGCTCGAAGCGGCAGGCGTCGCTTTCGAGGCGCGTGCTGGCGACGTGGACGAGCGCGCTCTCGAAGCGGAAATGGAGGGTGCGGAACCGGCCGAAATCGCGCAGGCGCTGGCTGCTGCGAAGGCAACTGCCGTGCAGGCAAGTGGCCTCGTTCTCGGCAGCGATTCCCTGGTCGAGGTCGAGGGGCGGCGGTTCGACAAGCCGGCGACGCGCGAACAGGCGGCAGAACACCTGCGCTTCTTCTCGGGCAAGGTCATGACGCTGCACAGCGCCGCCGCGCTGGCGCGGGACGGGCGCATCGTGTGGATGGGATCGGACTTCGCCCGGCTGAAGGTCCGCCAGCTCTCCGAGGAATTCATCGAGGCCTATCTCGATGCCGAATGGCCCAAGGTTTCCTATTGCGTCGGCGTGTTCCGGATCGAAGGGCCCGGCGTCCAATTGTTCGAAAGCATCATGGGCGACCAGTTCACCGTGCTCGGTATGCCCTTGCTGCAAGTGCTCGGCGCGCTGCGCGAGGAAGGTGCCTTGCCCTCGTGA
- a CDS encoding pyruvate, water dikinase regulatory protein codes for MVYPALLHRPKVATITDRIHLHLLSDSTGETLEMLAKAALAQFDDADVVRHFWPMVRSRQHLDRIVPELKANPGLVLFTLVNPEARARLEEVCTQNGLPAVPILDRVTEALEKALGQEAHGRPGRQHQMDKAYFERVEAIQFTIAHDDGIGWENWEEADIILAGVSRSSKTPTSIYLANRGYKVANIPLVVESPPPPKLFELKKPLVVGLTTAPERLVQIRRNRLLTLNEQSQTAYIDNERVKSEVAFARRMFADNGWPVIDVTRRSIEETAAAIIRLCSERSHKAAGEFEGGKAI; via the coding sequence GTGGTTTATCCGGCGCTTCTCCACAGGCCGAAAGTCGCAACCATAACCGACCGCATCCACCTCCACCTGCTGTCCGATTCCACCGGTGAAACGCTGGAAATGCTGGCCAAGGCCGCGCTCGCCCAGTTCGACGATGCGGATGTCGTCCGGCATTTCTGGCCGATGGTGCGCTCGCGCCAGCATCTCGACCGGATCGTGCCCGAACTCAAGGCCAATCCGGGGCTGGTCCTGTTCACGCTCGTCAATCCCGAAGCCCGCGCACGGCTGGAGGAAGTGTGCACCCAGAACGGCCTGCCCGCCGTGCCGATCCTCGACCGCGTGACCGAAGCACTGGAAAAGGCGCTGGGCCAGGAAGCGCACGGCCGGCCCGGCCGACAGCACCAGATGGACAAGGCCTATTTCGAACGTGTCGAGGCAATCCAGTTCACCATCGCCCATGACGACGGGATCGGCTGGGAAAACTGGGAAGAGGCGGACATCATCCTTGCCGGTGTGTCGCGCAGCTCCAAGACGCCGACCAGCATCTACCTCGCCAACCGCGGGTACAAGGTGGCCAACATCCCGCTGGTGGTGGAAAGCCCGCCGCCGCCCAAGCTGTTCGAACTGAAGAAGCCGCTCGTCGTGGGCCTGACAACCGCGCCCGAACGGCTGGTCCAGATCCGCCGCAACCGCCTGCTGACGCTCAACGAACAGTCGCAGACCGCCTACATCGACAACGAGCGGGTGAAATCGGAAGTCGCCTTCGCCCGCCGCATGTTCGCCGATAACGGCTGGCCGGTGATCGATGTGACGCGCCGCTCGATCGAGGAAACCGCCGCCGCGATCATCCGCCTGTGCAGCGAACGCAGCCACAAGGCGGCAGGCGAATTCGAAGGAGGCAAGGCGATATGA
- the hemE gene encoding uroporphyrinogen decarboxylase: MPGLLLDTLNGKRADKVPLWLMRQAGRYLPEYRALRAEKGGFLAMAYDSEAACEITLQPIDRFGFDGAILFSDILIVPHAMGQHLEFLAGEGPKLSPPLVDAALEGLKVDHSRYEPIYQTVRLCRQRLPEGVTMLGFAGSPWTVATYMVAGEGSRDQHDARALAYRDPGKLQAIIDAIVGETVEYLSGQIEAGAEAVQLFDSWAGSLAPDEFERWVIAPNAAIVAALAQRHPDTPVIGFPKGSGEKLPAYARETGVKAVGVDETLDPLWVARELPAGMAVQGNLDPLLLLSGSQALEGRIKAILEAFSDRPHVFNLGHGIDRRTPIENVERLIATVRGWQG, encoded by the coding sequence ATGCCCGGCCTCCTGCTCGACACTTTGAACGGCAAGCGCGCGGACAAGGTGCCGCTCTGGCTCATGCGCCAGGCTGGTCGGTACCTTCCCGAATACCGCGCCCTGCGCGCCGAGAAGGGCGGCTTCCTCGCCATGGCCTATGACAGCGAGGCGGCGTGCGAGATCACGCTCCAGCCGATCGACCGGTTCGGCTTCGACGGGGCGATCCTGTTCTCCGATATCCTGATCGTGCCGCACGCCATGGGCCAGCATCTCGAATTCCTCGCCGGCGAAGGTCCCAAGCTCTCGCCGCCGCTGGTCGATGCCGCGCTCGAAGGGCTGAAGGTCGACCATTCGCGCTACGAGCCGATCTACCAGACCGTGCGCCTTTGCCGTCAGCGCCTGCCTGAAGGCGTCACCATGCTGGGCTTTGCCGGAAGTCCCTGGACCGTCGCCACCTACATGGTCGCAGGCGAGGGCAGCCGCGACCAGCACGATGCCCGCGCGCTCGCCTATCGCGATCCGGGCAAGCTGCAGGCGATCATCGATGCCATCGTCGGCGAAACGGTCGAATATCTTTCCGGCCAGATCGAGGCGGGTGCCGAAGCGGTGCAGTTGTTCGATTCCTGGGCCGGCAGCCTTGCGCCCGACGAGTTCGAACGCTGGGTCATCGCGCCCAATGCCGCGATCGTTGCTGCACTGGCACAGCGCCATCCCGACACGCCGGTGATCGGCTTCCCCAAGGGTTCGGGCGAGAAGCTGCCCGCCTATGCCCGCGAGACGGGCGTGAAGGCGGTCGGCGTGGACGAAACGCTCGATCCGCTGTGGGTCGCGCGCGAATTGCCTGCCGGAATGGCCGTACAGGGCAATCTGGACCCGCTTTTGCTGCTTTCGGGTAGTCAGGCCCTCGAAGGGCGCATCAAGGCAATCCTCGAGGCTTTTTCGGACCGCCCCCATGTCTTCAACCTCGGCCACGGGATCGACCGGCGCACGCCGATCGAAAACGTCGAGCGGCTGATTGCCACCGTGCGCGGCTGGCAGGGGTGA
- a CDS encoding CopD family protein, which produces MQDVLAMTYLWLKSGHIIFMVFWMAGLFMLPRQMIYCHDAAAGSEEEALWAKRMGLLRKIILTPSLIVVWVLGLLLAMQSGAFSLGWFHAKLLLVIVLTGYHGIMVARSKAMARGERPLTEKQLRVYGEVPGILLAFIVVLVVVRPF; this is translated from the coding sequence ATGCAGGACGTTCTTGCGATGACCTATCTCTGGCTCAAGTCCGGGCACATCATTTTCATGGTCTTCTGGATGGCAGGCCTGTTCATGCTGCCGCGCCAGATGATCTACTGTCACGATGCCGCGGCCGGATCGGAAGAAGAGGCGCTGTGGGCGAAGCGCATGGGCCTGCTGCGCAAGATCATCCTCACCCCCAGCCTGATCGTGGTCTGGGTGCTCGGCCTGCTGCTGGCCATGCAGAGCGGCGCGTTCAGCCTTGGCTGGTTCCATGCAAAGCTGCTGCTCGTGATCGTGCTGACCGGCTATCACGGCATAATGGTCGCCCGGTCCAAGGCAATGGCCCGCGGGGAACGTCCGCTTACCGAGAAGCAGCTGCGCGTCTATGGCGAGGTGCCGGGCATTCTGCTCGCCTTCATCGTCGTGCTGGTGGTCGTCCGGCCGTTCTGA
- the rho gene encoding transcription termination factor Rho, whose translation MHLKDLKAKTPADLVAMAEELGVEGASTMRRQDLMFCILRELAEDEEYEEKIMGIGTIEVLQDGFGFLRSPEANYLAGPDDIYVSPNQVRKWGLRTGDTVEGEIRAPKEGERYFALTKLYQVNFDDPDAVRHRTNFDNLTPLYPEEKLTLDTLDPTVKDKSARVIDIISPQGKGQRALIVAPPRTGKTVLLQNIAKAITDNHPEVFLLVLLVDERPEEVTDMQRSVKGEVISSTFDEPANRHVQVAEMVIEKAKRLVEHKHDVVILLDSITRLGRAYNTVVPSSGKVLTGGVDANALQRPKRFFGAARNIEEGGSLSIIATALIDTGSRMDEVIFEEFKGTGNSEIVLDRKVADKRIFPALDVGKSGTRKEELLVEKDKLSKMWVLRRILMQMGTVDAMEFLLDKMKDSKTNEDFFANMNQ comes from the coding sequence ATGCATCTCAAAGACTTGAAAGCGAAAACGCCCGCAGACCTCGTGGCAATGGCCGAGGAACTGGGCGTTGAAGGCGCATCGACCATGCGCCGGCAGGACCTGATGTTCTGCATCCTTCGTGAGCTCGCCGAAGACGAAGAATACGAAGAAAAAATCATGGGTATCGGCACCATCGAGGTGCTGCAGGACGGCTTCGGCTTCCTGCGCAGCCCCGAGGCAAACTACCTTGCCGGTCCCGACGATATCTACGTCTCGCCCAACCAGGTCCGCAAATGGGGCCTGCGCACGGGCGATACCGTCGAAGGCGAAATCCGCGCCCCCAAGGAGGGCGAGCGCTATTTCGCCCTGACCAAGCTCTACCAGGTCAATTTCGACGATCCGGATGCGGTGCGTCACCGCACCAATTTCGACAACCTCACGCCCCTCTATCCCGAAGAGAAGCTGACGCTCGACACGCTCGATCCAACGGTCAAGGACAAGTCGGCCCGCGTGATCGACATCATCTCGCCGCAGGGCAAGGGCCAGCGCGCGCTGATCGTCGCACCGCCGCGCACCGGTAAGACCGTGCTGCTGCAGAACATCGCCAAGGCGATCACCGACAACCACCCGGAAGTCTTTCTGCTGGTCCTGCTCGTCGACGAGCGTCCGGAAGAAGTCACCGACATGCAGCGCAGCGTGAAGGGCGAGGTCATCTCCTCGACCTTCGACGAGCCGGCCAACCGCCACGTGCAGGTCGCCGAAATGGTCATCGAAAAGGCCAAGCGTCTCGTCGAGCACAAGCACGACGTCGTCATCCTGCTCGACTCGATCACGCGTCTCGGCCGCGCCTACAACACCGTGGTGCCCAGCTCGGGCAAGGTGCTGACCGGCGGTGTCGACGCCAATGCACTGCAGCGCCCGAAGCGCTTCTTCGGTGCAGCGCGCAACATCGAGGAAGGCGGTTCGCTGTCCATCATCGCCACCGCGCTGATCGATACCGGCAGTCGCATGGACGAAGTCATCTTCGAAGAATTCAAGGGTACCGGTAACTCGGAAATCGTCCTCGACCGCAAGGTTGCGGACAAGCGCATCTTCCCGGCGCTGGATGTCGGCAAGTCCGGCACCCGCAAGGAAGAGCTGCTGGTTGAGAAGGACAAGCTGTCGAAGATGTGGGTCCTGCGCCGTATCCTCATGCAGATGGGCACGGTCGACGCGATGGAATTCCTGCTCGACAAGATGAAGGATTCCAAGACCAACGAGGACTTCTTCGCCAATATGAACCAGTAA
- a CDS encoding BLUF domain-containing protein, which translates to MKRIVYRSTIAAGVATAEVFNIIDTSNRRNPARGITGFLLHDGERFLQFLEGPPLEVEGLLAEIERDPRHADLVIVYDEGAQEPWFPDWAMKRLINFTGPPAIDQLREELAGKPDGNLVLGLVEDFLRA; encoded by the coding sequence GTGAAGAGGATTGTCTATCGCAGCACCATCGCTGCAGGTGTTGCCACCGCCGAGGTGTTCAACATCATCGACACCTCCAACCGCCGCAATCCTGCGCGCGGGATCACCGGTTTCCTGCTGCACGATGGCGAACGGTTCCTGCAATTCCTCGAAGGGCCGCCGCTGGAAGTCGAAGGCCTCCTCGCCGAGATCGAGCGTGATCCCCGCCATGCCGACCTGGTCATCGTCTATGACGAAGGGGCGCAGGAACCCTGGTTTCCCGACTGGGCGATGAAGCGGCTGATCAACTTCACCGGTCCGCCAGCCATCGACCAGCTGCGCGAGGAACTGGCCGGAAAACCGGACGGTAACCTGGTGCTAGGGCTGGTCGAGGATTTCCTGCGCGCTTGA
- a CDS encoding nuclear transport factor 2 family protein, producing the protein MSAKQGLARWHKVIENGSDPAELAAIMRPDAVFHSPVVHTPQEGRDIVVAYLSAAGQTLGNDSFTYVRELVDGENAMLEFTTEMDGIKVNGIDLIRFDEEGLIADFKVMVRPLKAVNKVWEMMAAQLERQKAG; encoded by the coding sequence ATGAGTGCGAAACAAGGCCTCGCGCGCTGGCACAAGGTTATCGAGAACGGGTCCGATCCGGCCGAGCTAGCAGCGATCATGCGGCCCGATGCGGTGTTCCATTCGCCGGTCGTCCATACGCCGCAGGAAGGGCGCGATATCGTCGTCGCCTATCTGTCTGCCGCGGGCCAGACGCTGGGTAACGACAGCTTCACCTATGTCCGCGAACTGGTGGACGGAGAGAACGCCATGCTCGAATTCACCACCGAGATGGACGGCATCAAGGTCAACGGCATCGACCTCATCCGTTTCGACGAGGAAGGCCTGATTGCCGATTTCAAGGTCATGGTCCGCCCGCTCAAGGCGGTGAACAAGGTCTGGGAAATGATGGCCGCCCAGCTCGAAAGGCAAAAGGCCGGCTGA
- a CDS encoding FMN-binding glutamate synthase family protein, with translation MDRLPFRYIIPVALYVLVGAAWVFEPARWTLWILLPGLLLAIWDFAQEKHTLRRNYPLVARIRWVMEDLRPFAQSYIVEDDLEGRPFSHQARALVYARAKGDLDSHPMGTELDVYSDEYEWVGHSIAPSRDTPEEWRVTVGEKTCAKPYSSSLLNISAMSFGSLSAKAIEALNAGAKLGNFAHNTGEGSISKYHREPGGDLIWELGSGYFGARAKDGRFDPEQFRDNAASDQVKMIELKLSQGAKPGHGGVLPGVKVTPEIAEARGVPVGETVTSPAAHPEFDTPIELLEFVTRLRDLSGGKPTGIKLCVGQPHEIFAIGKAMIETGMHPDFVTVDGAEGGTGAAPLELSNSVGMPLREGQIFVRNMLVGTEFRDKVKIATSGKIHSGAQMAKSFALGADWCNAARPFMFSLGCVQSMNCHKGTCPTGIATQDAWRQRGLVVEDKAPRVARFQRQTLHALKEITIAMGLDNPWQMQPMDMRERINGARSDAFDKIYYFAEPGVLLDKPSSTPLARHWEAARANSFRRH, from the coding sequence GTGGACAGGCTTCCCTTCCGCTACATCATCCCGGTCGCCCTGTACGTGCTGGTCGGCGCGGCCTGGGTCTTCGAACCGGCGCGCTGGACCTTGTGGATCCTCCTGCCTGGCCTCCTCCTCGCAATATGGGATTTTGCACAGGAAAAACATACTCTTAGGAGAAATTACCCGCTCGTCGCCCGGATCAGATGGGTAATGGAAGACCTGCGCCCCTTTGCGCAATCCTATATCGTGGAAGACGATCTGGAGGGGCGCCCCTTCAGCCACCAGGCGCGCGCCCTGGTCTATGCGCGGGCCAAGGGCGATCTCGATTCGCATCCGATGGGCACCGAACTCGACGTCTATTCAGACGAATACGAGTGGGTGGGACATTCTATTGCCCCGTCGCGCGACACACCCGAGGAATGGCGGGTCACCGTGGGTGAGAAGACCTGCGCGAAACCCTATTCCTCCTCGCTGCTCAATATCTCGGCGATGAGCTTCGGTTCGCTGTCTGCGAAAGCGATCGAGGCCCTCAATGCCGGAGCGAAACTCGGCAATTTCGCGCATAACACCGGCGAAGGATCGATCAGCAAGTACCACCGCGAACCGGGCGGCGACCTTATCTGGGAGCTGGGCAGCGGCTATTTCGGCGCGCGCGCAAAGGATGGCCGCTTTGATCCCGAGCAGTTCCGCGACAATGCCGCAAGCGATCAGGTCAAGATGATCGAATTGAAGCTGAGCCAGGGCGCCAAGCCCGGCCACGGCGGCGTGTTGCCCGGCGTAAAGGTCACGCCCGAAATCGCCGAGGCGCGCGGCGTACCTGTCGGCGAGACTGTCACTTCGCCGGCAGCCCATCCCGAATTCGATACGCCGATCGAACTGCTGGAATTCGTGACGCGCCTGCGCGACCTGTCAGGCGGCAAGCCCACCGGCATCAAGCTGTGCGTCGGCCAGCCACACGAGATTTTCGCCATCGGCAAGGCCATGATCGAAACCGGAATGCATCCCGATTTCGTCACGGTGGACGGTGCCGAAGGCGGTACGGGAGCTGCCCCGCTCGAACTGAGCAATTCGGTCGGCATGCCGCTGCGCGAAGGGCAGATTTTCGTGCGCAACATGCTGGTCGGTACAGAATTTCGCGACAAGGTGAAGATTGCGACCTCCGGCAAGATCCATTCGGGCGCCCAGATGGCCAAGAGCTTCGCCCTGGGTGCGGACTGGTGCAATGCCGCGCGGCCCTTCATGTTCTCGCTCGGCTGCGTCCAGTCGATGAACTGCCACAAGGGCACCTGCCCCACCGGCATTGCCACGCAGGATGCCTGGCGCCAGCGCGGCCTGGTGGTCGAGGACAAGGCGCCGCGCGTCGCCCGTTTCCAGCGCCAGACGCTGCACGCGCTGAAGGAAATCACCATCGCCATGGGCCTCGACAATCCCTGGCAGATGCAGCCGATGGATATGCGCGAGCGCATCAACGGCGCGCGCTCGGACGCGTTCGACAAGATCTACTATTTCGCGGAACCTGGCGTATTGCTGGACAAGCCGTCCTCGACCCCCCTCGCCCGCCACTGGGAAGCGGCGCGGGCCAACAGTTTCAGGAGACATTGA
- a CDS encoding dienelactone hydrolase family protein: MSEMVSISTLDGENSFNAYVARPQGTPRAAIVVIQEIFGVNAGIRRKCDKLAEDGYLAVAPDLFWQFEDGIELDPDIEAEMGKALDLFGKFDQDQGVRDIEAAIKYARSQGCAKVGAVGYCLGGRLAYMTAARTDSDASVGYYAVGIDNLLREKHAIANPLMLHIPTEDGFVDKATQKAMHDGLGDHPKVKLHDYEGLDHGFATEFGKRRSEEAAQLADSRTSAFFAEHLG, encoded by the coding sequence ATGAGCGAGATGGTCAGCATTTCCACACTGGACGGCGAGAACAGCTTCAACGCCTATGTCGCGCGCCCGCAAGGCACCCCGCGTGCCGCCATCGTGGTCATCCAGGAAATCTTCGGCGTGAATGCCGGCATCCGTCGCAAGTGCGACAAGCTGGCCGAAGATGGCTACCTCGCCGTGGCTCCCGACCTTTTCTGGCAGTTCGAGGATGGTATCGAGCTCGATCCCGATATTGAGGCGGAAATGGGCAAGGCTTTGGATTTATTCGGCAAATTCGACCAGGATCAGGGCGTCCGCGATATCGAGGCGGCAATCAAGTATGCGCGTTCACAGGGCTGCGCCAAGGTCGGCGCGGTCGGCTACTGCCTCGGCGGACGGCTTGCCTACATGACCGCGGCGCGCACCGACAGCGATGCCTCGGTCGGCTATTACGCGGTCGGGATCGACAATCTGCTGCGCGAAAAGCACGCCATCGCCAATCCGCTGATGCTTCACATTCCGACCGAAGACGGCTTCGTCGACAAGGCGACGCAGAAAGCCATGCATGACGGGCTGGGCGACCATCCCAAGGTCAAGCTGCATGATTACGAAGGGCTGGATCACGGTTTCGCGACCGAATTCGGCAAGCGCCGCAGCGAAGAGGCGGCCCAGCTGGCCGATTCGCGCACCAGCGCCTTCTTTGCCGAACATCTCGGCTGA
- a CDS encoding DUF6489 family protein: MKVHIEIDCTPEEARTFMGLPDVGKANAVYVDMMSKAMKGVSNTDQLQEYAKQLAPMGQAGFKLFQSFMEGANAARTSSKADKPSDD, translated from the coding sequence ATGAAGGTCCATATCGAAATCGACTGCACGCCGGAGGAGGCGCGGACCTTCATGGGCCTGCCCGACGTGGGGAAGGCGAACGCTGTCTATGTCGACATGATGTCGAAGGCGATGAAGGGCGTGTCCAACACTGACCAGCTGCAGGAATATGCCAAGCAGCTCGCTCCCATGGGCCAGGCCGGCTTCAAGCTGTTCCAGAGCTTCATGGAAGGCGCCAATGCCGCGCGCACTTCCTCCAAGGCGGATAAGCCGTCCGACGACTGA